A single region of the Glycine max cultivar Williams 82 chromosome 20, Glycine_max_v4.0, whole genome shotgun sequence genome encodes:
- the LOC100787227 gene encoding probable glycosyltransferase At3g07620 has product MFVLSFQRMRHFNRTHSSLAVFGITAFVVFFGLDPLEGVKLVSRFFVSTPTCALIHQRVQKGHPELYKESCFVNKIGECRAQKPMACRGESNFVNKMLIEKQIEDDRKLEKVEASLAKARALIKEALLLRTNATVLQDDTSDYIPEGDIYRNAVAFHRSYQLMEKVFKIFVYEEGEPPLFHYGPCKNIYSMEGIFINSLEINSQFRTQNPDEAHVYFLPFSVVMILEHLFHPVIRDKAVLERTIGDYVHIISHKYKYWNRSYGADHFMLSCHDWGPRATWYVKELYFIAIRVLCNANISEHFNPKKDASFPEINLVNGETRGLIGGYPPCNRTILAFFAGQMHGRIRPVLFQHWEGKDKDVLVYEKLPDGVPYHETMKKSKYCICPSGFEVASPRIVEAIYAQCVPVIISQQYVLPFSDVLNWDSFSVQILVSDVPKLKEILLGISEDKYMRLQEGVKQVQRHFVVNNPPKRYDVFHMIIHSIWLRRLNVRVK; this is encoded by the exons ATGTTTGTTTTGAGTTTTCAGAGAATGCGGCACTTCAACAGAACACACTCGAGTCTGGCTGTGTTTGGTATCACTGCCTTTGTAGTGTTTTTTGGTCTTGATCCATTAGAGGGTGTAAAATTGGTTTCAAGATTTTTTGTCTCAACGCCAACATGCGCATTGATTCATCAAAGGGTTCAAAAAGGGCATCCAGAATTATACAAa GAATCctgttttgttaataaaattggAGAATGTAGGGCTCAAAAGCCAATGGCCTGTAGAGGAGAATCGAACTTTGTTAATAAAATGCTTATAGAAAAACAAATCGAAGATGATAGAAAATTGGAGAAGGTTGAAGCAAGTCTTGCAAAAGCAAGAGCTTTGATAAAAGAAGCCTTGTTATTGAGAACCAATGCCACCGTGCTTCAAGATGACACAAGTGATTATATTCCAGAAGGAGACATATACAGAAATGCAGTTGCTTTCCATAG GAGTTACCAATTAATGGAGAAGGTGTTTAAGATCTTCGTATATGAAGAGGGAGAGCCCCCTCTATTTCATTATGGTCCATGCAAGAACATATATTCTATGGAAGGAATCTTTATCAACTCATTGGAAATCAATTCTCAATTTCGGACTCAGAATCCAGATGAAGCCCATGTCTATTTTCTGCCCTTTAGTGTTGTGATGATCCTTGAGCACCTCTTCCACCCAGTTATTCGTGACAAGGCCGTATTGGAGAGAACTATCGGTGATTATGTGCACATCATATCccacaaatataaatattggaATAGAAGTTATGGAGCTGACCATTTCATGCTTTCTTGTCATGATTGG gGACCAAGAGCTACATGGTATGTTAAAGAATTGTATTTTATAGCAATCCGGGTACTATGCAATGCAAACATCTCTGAGCATTTCAATCCCAAGAAGGATGCATCATTTCCTGAAATCAACTTGGTAAATGGGGAGACAAGAGGTCTTATCGGTGGGTACCCTCCATGTAACCGAACAATTTTGGCCTTCTTTGCAGGGCAAATGCATGGTAGAATTAGGCCAGTGCTTTTCCAGCATTGGGAGGGCAAAGACAAGGATGTGCTAGTTTATGAGAAACTCCCAGACGGAGTTCCATACCATGAGACAATGAAGAAGAGCAAGTATTGCATTTGTCCAAGTGGGTTTGAAGTGGCAAGTCCAAGAATTGTTGAGGCAATCTATGCACAATGTGTGCCTGTGATAATATCACAACAATATGTGCTTCCTTTTAGTGATGTTCTGAATTGGGACTCTTTCTCGGTTCAGATTTTAGTGAGTGATGTACCCAAGCTTAAGGAAATTTTGTTGGGTATATCGGAGGACAAATACATGAGATTGCAAGAGGGAGTTAAGCAAGTGCAAAGACATTTTGTGGTGAATAATCCCCCAAAGAGGTATGATGTATTCCATATGATTATTCATTCCATATGGCTAAGGAGGTTGAATGTGCGTGTGAAATAA